One Vitis vinifera cultivar Pinot Noir 40024 chromosome 15, ASM3070453v1 genomic window, TGGaagcatgaaaaaaaagaaatacaaaaacaaataaataagattaaaaaaaataaagttgaataaaaaaattagcgAGCGACCCTTTGGATTGGAATTTCCGACTTtctgatattaaaaaattaatttcttagtgacatagaaatatatatttttgataaaatttcataaaatatagaaattttgaaaaataacccctctaaaatttcaaatatttagagaaactcaattaaaatattatactcTATGTTACTCCTTGTTGAATAGAGGGCAACAATGTTTAATCCCATTTGAAGGGTCATcaccaagaaaaagaaagacatgCCAACAAAAGACctcttatttaaattatttcttttatgatttttttttcttaaaagaagtataattatcaaacagactttaaattttttatgagttaCAAATTATTTCTACAAAACCGAGTTAATCTATTtagaatattgaaaaaaaaaaaaaacactttatctttgtaaaatcaaatccaaaccTAAACATATGGTATAGGATAAGCTAGTAATTGAATATGGTTGTGGTTTTGTTTGCATGCATTTGGATTTGTCCCACGATTCCCAAATGGTGGCCTTTAAAgggttttattttatcttactttttataatttatttttggttatGGATATTTTGCAAGTAATTAAGAATTTAAGAGATAGTGAGTGTGACCCACAAATTCAAATGGAGACAAAATGAAATGTGGTTGTCCACCACATGTACTTGAACCATAGGGGTTCATCCATTTGTGTGGCTCATATCATGAACATTGACCCCAAAGCAAATCTTCCATTCTTTTACTTATTCCTTGTCACACTATTTCTCTCCTTTGGGAATGTTTATCATTTTGTCACcttcttatataaatatttccCTTATGTAGGATTGTGAATAGGTGTCATCTTTTAAGCTAATTTTGTActtgaaaatgtattttttttatatttaaaataagataattttgacctaaattcaaaattgctttctttttcattgaagaaaaaaaaaagtagtagGAGTTCAATTTAatgttattaatatatatatttttaaaaaaatttaaagataattttttagtatttaggagaaataatatattttagccTTGGAGtcttctttgtttttcatttaagtttaaaatcaacttttaatttattactctattaaaataatttttgactgaataaaaaggattaattcgtgtacttttattaaaaaaaaagtgcttATTTGGTTGCcctttctgttttttgtttttaaatatggaaaataataataattttatttattattatttttatatataaaaaaagatgaatTTGTCTTATGTTGGTAAACTAgggtagattttttttttaaataccttgaatttttaaataaattttttaaatcattattttttaagctaagtttcaaaaaattctttagtttcatataaaaattactatcattttcttttttttctttttttttaaaccacacacaaatttttcttttttcttttttaagttgTTCAATACTCCTCCCAAATTTTTGGCATCCACTACCCGAAATCTccaatcaataatttttttttttttgcttttttattattataatgaatattatattatataataattttctaatatcatttcaaggttaataaaaatgaagttattCTTAGACTTTTGTTTTgcagtgtttttgaaaaacatttttattctaaaaaatatttttgaaggaaaatgaggtatttaacataatttaagaaatgcttttaaaattttcaaaaatcattccTAGTGTTTTATGGAGAAATATTTGATAGgtgattttcctaaaaactgttaagagaaaacactttcactaaaaacactttgagtaaaatcattaccaaaaacacttttatgttTTTAGCTCTCCATTGATGGCTTAATATTGGGCTTTGGAAGCAATTAGTTATCGTGTTTACAAGAATAAAGAGTATTGACTTGGGCCTAAAACTCATATTGGGCCTAAAAATTTGACTGACGTCATTCAGCTCAAGCCCAAGCAAGCTGTCTGGATTTATTTTGGGCCCAGCCACTGTTTATCAGGAATAAAAAGAATGCATGACTTGGGCCCAGGCCCTCCAAGTTAAATCCAATAAGGTGAAAGTGGATAGCGTCTATACGTCTATATAGAATAATCAAATTTCGGATaagaatatagaaaaataaaaataaaaaattcaaaagccATGCGTAAATCAAGTAAATAAGGCTAAAAGCACTTTTGCTCTGTTTTCTCTTCCCAGTCTGCTTCTCCAAGCTGAAAGATGAAGCTGTCAGCACCAGAAATTTCCACATTCACAGTGATTTTCGTAGTGTTTATGGCAGTCTCAGCACTTTCAACTGAACCCAAGTGTGAATTCAAGGCTATCTTTAACTTCGGCGACTCAAACTCCGACACCGGCGGCTTCTGGGCAGCTTTTCCGGCACCGTCTCCACCCAATGGCATGACCTTCTTCAAGAAGCCCTCTGGACGGGCTTGTGATGGGAGGCTCATTCTTGATTTCTTAGGTAATTTTCAAGACACCAAGTCCAAAGTAGTTGGACAATTTGAACTCTTTTAGTCATATGACCCAGAATCCGTTTCTGCTTCTTTTTCCTGCATTTTTCTTGCTAACCAAACGGAGGATAATGGGTTTGTCAGAGGAGAAGAACGTGGGTGTCTCTGTTTTTTGTCCTGAAGAACGTGTAATGTAATTTGACACACATTGCATGGTTCTGTAAACTAGAACTGGGattagggggtgtttggtaggTGGGAATGAATGCAGATCCAATGACTCTGTTTTCCTTGACTTTTTCACCTCTGTTTAGGAAAGTTCTGGCCCACTTCAACGGGGAGATGGGCGGTTTCAGCCTGTTATACTTcccaatcccaacaaaaagACACAAGGCCTAGCTGGAAAAAGCGAGGCTGTCAATTATTCTCAATGAGGAGGATACATCAATTATTTGTAGATTTTTGTCTGAAGTTCATGAGGTACGCTTGATATGATTTTGAATTATTGGCTCCTTCAACCCCACAGTTCGGCTTCACTGTCTTCTAGCTTTTTAGTTCACTGAGAGAAAAATAGATTCTCAGGGAAGGAGAATTAAGGTTGCGTTTGGGAATGATTTATTAAGGGCTAGAAACGCTTTATCGTGTTTAAAAATGCTTTGGGACGCTTAGAAATTTCAGAAAAGTTGGACTTGCATTTTATAATGTTTAATGACATTTTCTCACgcttagaaacaattttttaagatatttaaatgTTTGGAAAAACTTGACTTTCATGTTTAAGTTATCAAAAAGTCATCATTAATCTGATAtcatatgtatattttttttaatatcgtTATTTGTACCAATCTTATTTACTTGTATTATTATACTTATGTTCCACTCGTTGGTACTATCATTAAATGACTTGAATCTTATCACACGTCCACCAATTtagatttcttattttataagtgaCTAAGTGCTACCataatatcatattattttccTAATGTTTAAGAATATATTCGACCATTAAAAAAAGCCCTTTTACATTGTTTGAAAAAACTTGGActtgatttatcatttttttttcactcatttttctACTAGCACTCAAGACAAAagatattttgaagaaaaatgttaaCAATAGTAGAGttcatttgaaaatgattttgattaaaatatttttatttgtaatatttttgttaaaaacattatcattaaaaatgctttaataaaaaatattaaataattagatataaactataaaaaagtattttgattgtgtttttagtaatatatatataaaatgatttttggaaaaattacgATCAATTAATTACTTAacaatcattttaaatattttaaaaattttagcaAATACCTAAGTTTTTAAGGGAAGCACTTTTTAACCCCattcaaaatcatttccatACTTATGAACAACTTGTTCTAATATATTCCTTCAAATCTTTTGAATGAAGTAAGACAAATTTATACATGGATTTTCAAAATAAGAGTGGATTTCAAAGTGCttttagttgatttttattttttaagatatttttttgggaaatcaCCTATCAAGtgcttttcaatttttcaaaattactttctaaattttgctaaaggtttaattttgtttaaaaacgttttttaggctaaaaatattgtaaaacgGAGTCTAAATGTGTTAAGGTTTAGGAAAATTCGATTAGGGAATTGGGTAATTTGAATGAAATCATGATTCATTCGGATTTCATAATCGCATGCTTCCGATCTTGGGAATATTGGTAGCCTTCAAAAAGCCAAAACTGCAGAGCCAAGTTAATTGAAATAATccctcctttttatttttttctctggCAGCTCAAGCTCTAGGGCTGCCATTTATAAGCCCATATCTGCAGTCAATTGGGTCTGATTATAGACATGGAGCCAACTATGCAACATTGGCATCCACTGTGCTCCTGCCAAACACTTCCTTATTTGTCACTGGCATCAGCCCATTTTCCCTGGCCATTCAGCTCAACCAAATGAAGCAATTCAAGGTTCTAGTTGATGAACATCACTTCTCAGGTACCATCTTTACATCATTGCATAATTCCCACGTCTCGATTCGATCTTTTTCTTCAGAATTTGATCCTTTTAATGGACTTAAACATGTCCCTAAATGTTTAGTACTCTTAGTTCAGGATGATAAACTTTGCCTTGATGTTTCTGAAGTTTAGCTATTGTTTCTAGGATCAAGTTATCTTCCTCAACCTGACATTTTCGCGAAATCCCTCTACACGTTCTATATTGGTCAGAATGATTTCACTTCCAACTTGGCTGCCATTGGCATAGATGGAGTCAAGCAGTATCTTCCTCAAGTCATCTCCCAAATTGCAGGCACCATCAAGGTGAGTCTTTCAAGTCTAGTCTTTGATCCATTTGCAGCCTTGAACTAGCCTACTTAGCTGAATGAGCTTGAACTTGAAGGAGCTATACGAGCTAGGCGGCCACACGTTTCTGGTTCTTAATCTTGCACCGGTAGGTTGTTATCCAGCACTTCTGGCGCAGCTGAAACACAACAGTTCAGACATCGATGAATTCGGGTGTCTAGTCTCTTACAACAGGGCAGTGGTGGACTATAACAATATGCTGAAGGAGGCACTGAGCCAAACCAGAAAGCTTCTCCCAGATGCCTCTGTCATATATGTGAACACTCATGATGTGCTGCTAAAGCTCTTCCAACACCCCACACTTCATGGTATTGCATGTAGCATGAAAAACTGTTACTTTGTCAGGTTTTTGGATCTTTGccattgttgatttttttctgGCTTGATTTGGGACAGGTCTCAAGTATAGCACCAAAGCATGCTGTGGACATGGGGGTGGTGCCTACAACTTTGACCCGAAAATTTTCTGTGGAAGGAAACAGGTGGTGAATGGTAGGAATGTCACAGCAGAAGCTTGTAGTGATCCTCAGAGCTATGTGAGCTGGGATGGGGTGCATTCAACAGAAGCTGCAAATAAGATTGTGACAGAGGCCATTCTCAAGGGCAATTATTTTGATCCTCCTTTCCCAATCAGTAAGCTCTGTGACCTTCAACCTATAGGTTGATTTCTTAATGGAGACTCATTATGGTGGGGATTATTACTCTTAGATACATTATTCAGATAACTAGAATTCCAATAACTATAAGGGAGACTCTCATCAGAGGTAATAAATTAGACCTTCTTGTCATGAATCTAGaacaaatttttctttgattaatCTAATGTGTTGGAATACAAAAGTATCTGCATTTTTGTGTAAAGATGGTGAAAAGAAAACTGAAGGAGAATTCAAGGAACATATGCATTCTCAAGAACAGGCGGTGTTCTGATCATTGTTGCAGAAGGGATTTTGCTTCTCCCTATCCAGATTGTGTTGAGAGCTTCGCTGTTTTCTGATTTTCTCTCCATTTCTTccagtttcttcttcttcactaccTTAACAACAGCCAGCACAGCCACAGCCGCTATAATCAGTCCTGCAAAACCGCCTCCGAATCCAACTGCCCACCACTTCCACCACCTCTGTTTCTTCACTGGTGAAGCTGGAACAACAACAGAAAAATGGCCTTGGCCTTGTGCAAAACACACATTTGGGGTAGTCATGTTACTGAATTGAACCGATCCATCATCTCCAAATGTGACACATTTGGTCTTATTTTCATCTTTTGGTACTAAAATGCTgggaaaatgaattgaaatggGGTCCCCCGAGATGCTGAAATTGATCTTGAGATTGCCTAAGGCGCTCAGATTTGTGGCATCATAGGCCATGAAGCCAACAACAGGGGAAACAAGCGAAAAACCGGGTACTTTGTAGTAATCAGAAGACCAGTTCCCCAAGTTTTCATAGACTATGGCCAGCCTTTTCACATAAGGCATTGGCAGAGTCCTTCGAGGGATATGAAAGGAGCTGAAATTCACTCCTCTTTGCCATAAACTCCCACTTCTAAGACGAACAACAGAGACTTCCATGGTGGAAAAATTTGCAGGGAGGTGAACTCTGTACAGTCTGCCTGTATAAGGCCTTACCAGAGCCTTCCAAGCTTGATGATGAACAAAAACATCTAAGGACTCAGGGTCATAGCCATTCAGACCTTCCACAAACGACAATGCTGATAAACAAAACATCACCCAGATGCTGCAACCCCATCTCCTTCTAGACCCCATCACCATAATTAGCCAGAAAATTCTTCACAGTTTCATGCCAATTCCTTGAACTGAACTGGCCTATAATCATCAAAAACCCTGCAACCCCTCAACCCCACATCCATACTCAAGACCCCCATGAAACAACACGAGGACTTGAAGTGAAATCCCCCAAAATTATCTGGGAATTTTCTAGGGAACCTGAGGGAATTGGTGGGTGATGATGGGGATTAGAAATTGGGTGGTGAAATGGTTGtctttgttgttgttggatTGTATGGGGGGAGAAGGCCATTTAGACCGGCACCCAGAAAAGATTGGTTCctttttgagttgttttttgGGGTTTGGTCTCTGATTTTCTTTCGTGACAACTCATTCTTCAAGTCCTTTCTCTTGGAGtagtttcttcattttcctttattctCCTAACTCAGTTTCGGGGCCCCTTTTCCAACTTGCTGGACGGGTTTgtttcttcattcttttttcttttgatatttgtTGGGTTAGTTGAAATCTTATGATACAAGACGGTGCTGCCAACTATGTCATTGGGTGGAATAAGCCCACAAGAGAGGACAAGGTTGTGCCCTTCCAAGAATAATATCATTATTCTATGGTTATGCTTGGCCACTCCCCTTCCTTAACTTATTCATACCGATATTTCTCAAAGGCAATAagttagaattatttttaaaggataatattggtattataaattttttattaattaccttatatataaattaaaataaattttttatgtgaaataattttttcctcttttttaagttatgtattCTTTAAATAAAGTTAGAGTGCAATTCACCGTAATTCTAAAAAGCGGTTTCAAATACCTAATTTTCGTAGGAATTGTGAGAGGGGTATTATTGTCTTTTTACTAAAATGTGTTcgtcaaaataaatttttgttttatgacCTAGACCTActaattatgaaattaataattcaattaattttctttaatgagTGTATTAATTGCGAGTTTAGCAGATAGGAAGTAGGTGATTGTCTGGCCGGCACCAATCTCTGGATGACACGTGGAGGATCGATCTTATGGTGCTGGGTCAATATAGAAGGAATCATATGGGCTGTAATGTAGCTCATTTCGGCCCGATGGTGACTTGGTGAGAAGGAAGGGGTGGGTCCAGTTGGGAACCCAAACTTTGCCACATGGGCTGAAAATTTCAGATGTGAGCCCATTCTTGTTAAGAAGTCCATAACCCAAAACAATCCCACTTGCGGTCCTTATTCATTCTTGTTTACAAAGCcattaaattaaagttataaagcttgagaaatttattaaaaaaaaaaaattattaaagacaTGTTTCAAAATTATAGTAgaatcataattattttatgaatttaaaaataataaaataattataaaagataataattattttacttttccccGACCATAGGTCAAAAACATTGACGTTCATCTGGTTTAAGAGTAGTATGGTTGTACTCGAATAATCTCTCCAATATGACACTCTCGTGGTTCAAATCTAAGACCTTATCTTCGATAGACTATTTTATCTGAAAATCAATTGATGTTtattagtgatagatcatttgATTACTATCATTTAGGTAACTTGTTCACTAAACTTAAAAGTAGCATTGTTGTAGCCTACCAAAATTAGCTTGTTTGAGCCTATATTTTTATAGGTTGGGTTTAGATATTTGAATTCAGATTGGGTTTGGAAAACATAACATGGTGTTGTGTATGGAGTGTGACCAAGGGAGGAGGATTTGGAGATAGGCCAATCAACCAATGAAAATACTCCATTTCTCCACGTGTCACTCTACAGGCTCAAAAGGAAAAATCTAGGTATGAAAGGACTGAAGACCAAACGAATGGACTCGAAGAAGATATAGCAAAGCAAACAACACTACGCTGCCAAGAGTTGATTGATTCCTAATCCATGGCAATGCCTTACGTTGCTGTAGCTTCCTCTTCCATGGCGGCCACGCCGGTCCTAATGCCTCGCCTCCCGGCCACTGCCGCCGCCAACGCCGCCACCCGCTGTTCCGCCTTGCCTTATCTCCCACCTCGTTTGTCATCCTCTTCCAACCACTTTTCAGGTACACTGTTTCAACTCAATCAGGCGCTAATCTTAATTATATGGGATGCGTTACTCAGCTCCATATACAGTGTGGGTGGTGTACAAAATGCTGCGTTTTTATCAGGGTGTGTCGTTTTATTCTCtgtatgcatttttttttcccctgatTGGGGGATTTTGTCGAGCAAGTGGTGGAAATATCCTTGCTAAGTGTTTTCTAAAGGGGCagagtttttttctttccttttttctttgtttttaaagaaatttagtttgatttttgaGTTGGGTGGATTCCATTTGAGGGGTGATAATTTGATCTTTCTGGGTCCTGCATtttctcgggaaccaaacagGGAAAATAACTATGAGGTATATTTCTTTATATGTATCCTGATGGAAGAATTGTTAATTGGGAAAAGATAATTTAGAATGAATATGATGGAATGCATGAAAAAAGGTACaggaaattgagaaaaaaattatagcaATAATGGAATTTAGATCCTTCACTGCAAGGGGTGTTGCTGAGGAAGTATTCATTTCTAAATGCCTTATATTTGAAACTTTAGAACTCTCATAGCATTTTTTCAGTGGGGTTCATGTGGTCATTACTAAAAACCATCAAAGGAGTCCAGCCCCAACATGTTTTTATGTTGAATTCACCTTTCCATATATTCTTAAAGATCAACTCTACACTCCTTTTGTGCCACTGATGGGATATCCAGAAATTGGATGAGCGGCAAATGGCAATCATCTGAAAAGCAGTATATCCCCTCCCATCTCTTGTGCTCCTTTTTCAGGTTCTTTGCATAGATTTGGGCCTTGGACCGGCTTGGTCATGTGGACTTGTGTAATGAAACTCGGTGGGTTGAAGTGGATGGTAATGGGAGTGATGGTGTCTATGTGCAAAATGTAAATATGCCTTTGATGAGAATTAGGCTCACTGGTACAGGCTGCTGTGCACTGTGTGGCGCTGAGTAATGATGATGAAGGATGATAAAATGCAACATTCAATGTGTAGCTGGAACTAGAATTGGCTTGTAAACTGGAGATGAGAACAGTATATGATAGTCATCATCTcccctgatgaaataaaagagaaaatctaTATGAGCACAAAGGTCCCATGTTGCTTATTGAGCATATATCCCTTTCTGGAGCAGCAAACAAGCAAACTTTGAGAATTAtacagaaaaggaaaatttgggCACAATCCCAGAAGTTATATTTTCCCTTTGCCCGTCATTTCATGAAAAAACC contains:
- the LOC104881924 gene encoding uncharacterized protein LOC104881924, with translation MVMGSRRRWGCSIWVMFCLSALSFVEGLNGYDPESLDVFVHHQAWKALVRPYTGRLYRVHLPANFSTMEVSVVRLRSGSLWQRGVNFSSFHIPRRTLPMPYVKRLAIVYENLGNWSSDYYKVPGFSLVSPVVGFMAYDATNLSALGNLKINFSISGDPISIHFPSILVPKDENKTKCVTFGDDGSVQFSNMTTPNVCFAQGQGHFSVVVPASPVKKQRWWKWWAVGFGGGFAGLIIAAVAVLAVVKVVKKKKLEEMERKSENSEALNTIWIGRSKIPSATMIRTPPVLENAYVP
- the LOC100265354 gene encoding GDSL esterase/lipase At4g01130 — its product is MKLSAPEISTFTVIFVVFMAVSALSTEPKCEFKAIFNFGDSNSDTGGFWAAFPAPSPPNGMTFFKKPSGRACDGRLILDFLAQALGLPFISPYLQSIGSDYRHGANYATLASTVLLPNTSLFVTGISPFSLAIQLNQMKQFKVLVDEHHFSGSSYLPQPDIFAKSLYTFYIGQNDFTSNLAAIGIDGVKQYLPQVISQIAGTIKELYELGGHTFLVLNLAPVGCYPALLAQLKHNSSDIDEFGCLVSYNRAVVDYNNMLKEALSQTRKLLPDASVIYVNTHDVLLKLFQHPTLHGLKYSTKACCGHGGGAYNFDPKIFCGRKQVVNGRNVTAEACSDPQSYVSWDGVHSTEAANKIVTEAILKGNYFDPPFPISKLCDLQPIG